Proteins encoded by one window of Thunnus thynnus chromosome 3, fThuThy2.1, whole genome shotgun sequence:
- the LOC137180078 gene encoding vascular cell adhesion protein 1-like isoform X3 yields MGRNIMCEKYRTLLRKKKTTLCLNENCADKPVFTPSRLVVKFGDPTSATCLVCQHNCPNSLFGLKKSAGQNLITTILWKVDSLTEWDTSPECYYTGADNNHCCSTLPVTVYQPPKNVSFSFLNHAGPMTAGHPYTLQCHVQEVAPVGNLNVTFYRGQTELHRIQSNNTEKTPMNETFTLDITPSKEDDGGQYWCEAKLDLGPEGPQTPPVVESGKLTATVYYEPQLKESSHPDLITVTKGDRLQLDCSAVGNPSPSYNWTLPSASGSPFSDDILTIESVTLEHKGQYICSVHNDIGTVTVKFNVDVKDENSADKPVFTPSRLVVKFGDPTSAKCLACQNTCPKDLYNLEKCVGNVTKNGTTISWEVDSLTEWDIDVIECYYTGNADNQCRCTQHVTVYQPPKNVSFSFLNHAGPMTAGHPYTLQCHVQEVAPVGNLNVTFYRGQTELHRIQSNNTEKTPMNETFTLDITPSKEDDGGQYWCEAKLDLGPEGPQTPPVVESGKLTATVYYEPQLKGSSHPDLITVTKGDRLQLNCSAVGNPSPSYNWTLPSATGSPFSGDILTIESVTLEHKGQYNCSVHNNIGTVTVKFNVDVKDENCADKPVFTPSRLVVKFGDPTSAKCLACQHTCPNELYGLEKSVGNVTKNGTTISWDIDRVTEWDISLMCYYTGDDNNQCCSTLPVTVYQPPKNVSFSFLNHSGPMTAGHPYTLQCHVQEVAPVGNLNVIFYRGQTELGRLQSKNTEKTPVTETFTLDITPSKEDDGGQYWCEAKLDLGPEGPQPPPVVESGKLTATVYYEPQLKESSHPDLITVTKGDRLQLNCSAVGNPSPSYNWTLPSASGSPFSGDILTIESVTLEHKGQYNCSVHNDIGTVTVKFNVDVKEAFIRNFSAPYSLLQRHLVGEEDKKGGGGEARRPDQHQPSPPRPLITELTTSSFLPSVMDIQRDVLLFYYTQWCGFCSVLNHIIIQLARLLQGNSTITVARVNVARNDLPWEFMVDHVPTILLFPRYR; encoded by the exons aTGGGGAGAAACATAATGTGTGAAAAATACAGGACATtgttaagaaagaaaaaaacgaCATTGTGTCTTA ATGAAAACTGTGCAGATAAACCTGTATTTACTCCATCCAGACTGGTAGTGAAGTTTGGTGACCCAACCTCTGCCACATGCTTGGTTTGTCAGCATAATTGCCCAAACAGCTTGTTTGGTTTGAAAAAGTCTGCGGGGCAAAATCTGATAACCACGATTTTATGGAAGGTTGACAGCCTGACTGAATGGGATACATCTCCCGAATGCTATTATACTGGTGCTGATAATAACCACTGTTGTAGCACCCTGCCTGTAACCGTCTATC AGCCtccaaaaaatgtcagtttcagcTTCCTAAATCACGCTGGGCCGATGACTGCGGGTCATCCGTACACACTGCAGTGTCACGTCCAGGAAGTTGCTCCTGTTGGTAACCTCAATGTGACCTTCtacagaggacagacagaacTGCACAGAATACAGTccaacaacacagaaaagacaCCAATGAATGAGACCTTCACTCTGGATATCACCCCTAGTAAAGAAGATGATGGAGGACAGTATTGGTGTGAAGCCAAGCTAGACCTGGGACCTGAAGGACCACAGACTCCTCCAGTGGTGGAGTCAGGAAAACTCACAGCAACAGTCTACT ATGAGCCTCAGCTAAAGGAGTCATCACATCCAGATCTGATCACCGTCACGAAAGGAGACCGTCTACAACTGGACTGCTCTGCTGTGGGAAACCCCAGCCCCTCTTACAACTGGACGCTCCCATCAGCCAGTGGTTCCCCCTTCAGTGACGACATTCTCACTATCGAGTCTGTAACTTTGGAGCACAAGGGGCAATACATCTGTTCTGTCCACAACGACATCGGGACTGTCACTGTGAAGTTTAACGTGGATGTCAAAg ATGAAAACAGTGCAGATAAACCTGTATTCACTCCATCCAGACTGGTAGTGAAGTTTGGTGACCCAACCTCTGCCAAGTGCTTGGCTTGTCAGAATACTTGCCCAAAGGATTTATATAATTTGGAAAAGTGTGTGGGGAACGTTACAAAAAATGGAACCACGATTTCATGGGAGGTTGACAGCCTGACTGAATGGGATATAGATGTCATTGAGTGCTATTATACTGGTAATGCTGATAACCAGTGTCGTTGCACCCAGCATGTAACCGTCTATC AGCCtccaaaaaatgtcagtttcagcTTCCTAAATCACGCTGGGCCGATGACTGCGGGTCATCCGTACACACTGCAGTGTCACGTCCAGGAAGTTGCTCCTGTTGGTAACCTCAATGTGACCTTCtacagaggacagacagaacTGCACAGAATACAGTccaacaacacagaaaagacaCCAATGAATGAGACCTTCACTCTGGATATCACCCCTAGTAAAGAAGATGATGGAGGACAGTATTGGTGTGAAGCCAAGCTAGACCTGGGACCTGAAGGACCACAGACTCCTCCAGTGGTGGAGTCAGGAAAACTCACAGCAACAGTCTACT ATGAGCCTCAGCTTAAGGGGTCATCACATCCAGATCTGATCACCGTCACGAAAGGAGACCGTCTACAACTGAACTGCTCTGCTGTGGGAAACCCCAGCCCCTCCTACAACTGGACGCTCCCATCAGCCACTGGTTCCCCCTTCAGTGGCGACATTCTCACTATCGAGTCTGTAACTTTGGAGCACAAGGGGCAATACAACTGTTCTGTCCACAACAACATCGGGACTGTCACTGTGAAGTTTAACGTGGATGTCAAAg ATGAAAACTGTGCAGATAAACCTGTATTCACTCCATCCAGACTGGTAGTGAAGTTTGGTGACCCAACCTCTGCCAAGTGCTTGGCTTGTCAGCATACTTGCCCAAACGAGTTATATGGTTTGGAAAAGTCTGTGGGGAACGTTACAAAAAATGGAACCACAATTTCATGGGACATTGACCGCGTGACTGAATGGGATATATCTCTCATGTGCTATTATACTGGTGATGATAATAACCAGTGTTGTAGCACCCTGCCTGTAACCGTCTATC AGCCtccaaaaaatgtcagtttcagcTTCCTAAATCACTCTGGGCCGATGACTGCAGGTCATCCGTACACACTGCAGTGTCACGTCCAGGAAGTTGCTCCTGTTGGTAACCTCAATGTGATCTTCtacagaggacagacagaacTGGGCAGACTACagtccaaaaacacagaaaagacacCAGTGACTGAGACCTTCACTCTGGATATCACCCCTAGTAAAGAAGATGATGGAGGACAGTACTGGTGTGAAGCCAAGCTAGACCTGGGACCTGAAGGACCACAGCCTCCTCCAGTGGTGGAGTCAGGAAAACTCACAGCAACAGTCTACT ATGAGCCTCAGCTAAAGGAGTCATCACATCCAGATCTGATCACCGTCACGAAAGGAGACCGTCTACAACTGAACTGCTCTGCTGTGGGAAACCCCAGCCCCTCCTACAACTGGACGCTCCCATCAGCCAGTGGTTCCCCCTTCAGTGGTGACATTCTCACTATCGAGTCTGTAACTTTGGAGCACAAGGGGCAGTACAACTGTTCTGTCCACAACGACATCGGGACTGTCACTGTGAAGTTTAACGTGGATGTCAAAg AGGCCTTCATCAGGAACTTCAGCGCTCCGTACAGCCTCTTGCAGAGACACTTGGTGGGAGAGGAGGACAAGAAAGGAGGCGGAGGGGAAGCCAGACGTCCAGACCAACACCAGCCGTCACCTCCGCGCCCCCTCATCACAGAACTGACCACTTCCTCCTTCCTGCCGTCCGTCATGGACATTCAAAGG GATGTGCTGCTGTTCTACTACACTCAGTGGTGCGGCTTCTGCTCAGTTCTCAACCACATCATCATCCAGTTGGCCAGATTACTACAGGGAAACAGCACCATCACTGTGGCGAG GGTGAATGTTGCACGTAATGACCTTCCATGGGAGTTCATGGTGGATCATGTCCCCACTATTCTTCTCTTCCCCAGATACAGGTGA
- the LOC137180078 gene encoding vascular cell adhesion protein 1-like isoform X2: MFSLCCAFLAVSLLSSLHDFHVSSFDENCADKPVFTPSRLVVKFGDPTSATCLVCQHNCPNSLFGLKKSAGQNLITTILWKVDSLTEWDTSPECYYTGADNNHCCSTLPVTVYQPPKNVSFSFLNHAGPMTAGHPYTLQCHVQEVAPVGNLNVTFYRGQTELHRIQSNNTEKTPMNETFTLDITPSKEDDGGQYWCEAKLDLGPEGPQTPPVVESGKLTATVYYEPQLKESSHPDLITVTKGDRLQLDCSAVGNPSPSYNWTLPSASGSPFSDDILTIESVTLEHKGQYICSVHNDIGTVTVKFNVDVKDENSADKPVFTPSRLVVKFGDPTSAKCLACQNTCPKDLYNLEKCVGNVTKNGTTISWEVDSLTEWDIDVIECYYTGNADNQCRCTQHVTVYQPPKNVSFSFLNHAGPMTAGHPYTLQCHVQEVAPVGNLNVTFYRGQTELHRIQSNNTEKTPMNETFTLDITPSKEDDGGQYWCEAKLDLGPEGPQTPPVVESGKLTATVYYEPQLKGSSHPDLITVTKGDRLQLNCSAVGNPSPSYNWTLPSATGSPFSGDILTIESVTLEHKGQYNCSVHNNIGTVTVKFNVDVKDENCADKPVFTPSRLVVKFGDPTSAKCLACQHTCPNELYGLEKSVGNVTKNGTTISWDIDRVTEWDISLMCYYTGDDNNQCCSTLPVTVYQPPKNVSFSFLNHSGPMTAGHPYTLQCHVQEVAPVGNLNVIFYRGQTELGRLQSKNTEKTPVTETFTLDITPSKEDDGGQYWCEAKLDLGPEGPQPPPVVESGKLTATVYYEPQLKESSHPDLITVTKGDRLQLNCSAVGNPSPSYNWTLPSASGSPFSGDILTIESVTLEHKGQYNCSVHNDIGTVTVKFNVDVKEAFIRNFSAPYSLLQRHLVGEEDKKGGGGEARRPDQHQPSPPRPLITELTTSSFLPSVMDIQRDVLLFYYTQWCGFCSVLNHIIIQLARLLQGNSTITVARVNVARNDLPWEFMVDHVPTILLFPRYR, translated from the exons ATGAAAACTGTGCAGATAAACCTGTATTTACTCCATCCAGACTGGTAGTGAAGTTTGGTGACCCAACCTCTGCCACATGCTTGGTTTGTCAGCATAATTGCCCAAACAGCTTGTTTGGTTTGAAAAAGTCTGCGGGGCAAAATCTGATAACCACGATTTTATGGAAGGTTGACAGCCTGACTGAATGGGATACATCTCCCGAATGCTATTATACTGGTGCTGATAATAACCACTGTTGTAGCACCCTGCCTGTAACCGTCTATC AGCCtccaaaaaatgtcagtttcagcTTCCTAAATCACGCTGGGCCGATGACTGCGGGTCATCCGTACACACTGCAGTGTCACGTCCAGGAAGTTGCTCCTGTTGGTAACCTCAATGTGACCTTCtacagaggacagacagaacTGCACAGAATACAGTccaacaacacagaaaagacaCCAATGAATGAGACCTTCACTCTGGATATCACCCCTAGTAAAGAAGATGATGGAGGACAGTATTGGTGTGAAGCCAAGCTAGACCTGGGACCTGAAGGACCACAGACTCCTCCAGTGGTGGAGTCAGGAAAACTCACAGCAACAGTCTACT ATGAGCCTCAGCTAAAGGAGTCATCACATCCAGATCTGATCACCGTCACGAAAGGAGACCGTCTACAACTGGACTGCTCTGCTGTGGGAAACCCCAGCCCCTCTTACAACTGGACGCTCCCATCAGCCAGTGGTTCCCCCTTCAGTGACGACATTCTCACTATCGAGTCTGTAACTTTGGAGCACAAGGGGCAATACATCTGTTCTGTCCACAACGACATCGGGACTGTCACTGTGAAGTTTAACGTGGATGTCAAAg ATGAAAACAGTGCAGATAAACCTGTATTCACTCCATCCAGACTGGTAGTGAAGTTTGGTGACCCAACCTCTGCCAAGTGCTTGGCTTGTCAGAATACTTGCCCAAAGGATTTATATAATTTGGAAAAGTGTGTGGGGAACGTTACAAAAAATGGAACCACGATTTCATGGGAGGTTGACAGCCTGACTGAATGGGATATAGATGTCATTGAGTGCTATTATACTGGTAATGCTGATAACCAGTGTCGTTGCACCCAGCATGTAACCGTCTATC AGCCtccaaaaaatgtcagtttcagcTTCCTAAATCACGCTGGGCCGATGACTGCGGGTCATCCGTACACACTGCAGTGTCACGTCCAGGAAGTTGCTCCTGTTGGTAACCTCAATGTGACCTTCtacagaggacagacagaacTGCACAGAATACAGTccaacaacacagaaaagacaCCAATGAATGAGACCTTCACTCTGGATATCACCCCTAGTAAAGAAGATGATGGAGGACAGTATTGGTGTGAAGCCAAGCTAGACCTGGGACCTGAAGGACCACAGACTCCTCCAGTGGTGGAGTCAGGAAAACTCACAGCAACAGTCTACT ATGAGCCTCAGCTTAAGGGGTCATCACATCCAGATCTGATCACCGTCACGAAAGGAGACCGTCTACAACTGAACTGCTCTGCTGTGGGAAACCCCAGCCCCTCCTACAACTGGACGCTCCCATCAGCCACTGGTTCCCCCTTCAGTGGCGACATTCTCACTATCGAGTCTGTAACTTTGGAGCACAAGGGGCAATACAACTGTTCTGTCCACAACAACATCGGGACTGTCACTGTGAAGTTTAACGTGGATGTCAAAg ATGAAAACTGTGCAGATAAACCTGTATTCACTCCATCCAGACTGGTAGTGAAGTTTGGTGACCCAACCTCTGCCAAGTGCTTGGCTTGTCAGCATACTTGCCCAAACGAGTTATATGGTTTGGAAAAGTCTGTGGGGAACGTTACAAAAAATGGAACCACAATTTCATGGGACATTGACCGCGTGACTGAATGGGATATATCTCTCATGTGCTATTATACTGGTGATGATAATAACCAGTGTTGTAGCACCCTGCCTGTAACCGTCTATC AGCCtccaaaaaatgtcagtttcagcTTCCTAAATCACTCTGGGCCGATGACTGCAGGTCATCCGTACACACTGCAGTGTCACGTCCAGGAAGTTGCTCCTGTTGGTAACCTCAATGTGATCTTCtacagaggacagacagaacTGGGCAGACTACagtccaaaaacacagaaaagacacCAGTGACTGAGACCTTCACTCTGGATATCACCCCTAGTAAAGAAGATGATGGAGGACAGTACTGGTGTGAAGCCAAGCTAGACCTGGGACCTGAAGGACCACAGCCTCCTCCAGTGGTGGAGTCAGGAAAACTCACAGCAACAGTCTACT ATGAGCCTCAGCTAAAGGAGTCATCACATCCAGATCTGATCACCGTCACGAAAGGAGACCGTCTACAACTGAACTGCTCTGCTGTGGGAAACCCCAGCCCCTCCTACAACTGGACGCTCCCATCAGCCAGTGGTTCCCCCTTCAGTGGTGACATTCTCACTATCGAGTCTGTAACTTTGGAGCACAAGGGGCAGTACAACTGTTCTGTCCACAACGACATCGGGACTGTCACTGTGAAGTTTAACGTGGATGTCAAAg AGGCCTTCATCAGGAACTTCAGCGCTCCGTACAGCCTCTTGCAGAGACACTTGGTGGGAGAGGAGGACAAGAAAGGAGGCGGAGGGGAAGCCAGACGTCCAGACCAACACCAGCCGTCACCTCCGCGCCCCCTCATCACAGAACTGACCACTTCCTCCTTCCTGCCGTCCGTCATGGACATTCAAAGG GATGTGCTGCTGTTCTACTACACTCAGTGGTGCGGCTTCTGCTCAGTTCTCAACCACATCATCATCCAGTTGGCCAGATTACTACAGGGAAACAGCACCATCACTGTGGCGAG GGTGAATGTTGCACGTAATGACCTTCCATGGGAGTTCATGGTGGATCATGTCCCCACTATTCTTCTCTTCCCCAGATACAGGTGA
- the LOC137180078 gene encoding vascular cell adhesion protein 1-like isoform X1: protein MFSLCYAFFAVYLLNSLHDFHVSSCDENCADKPVFTPSRLVVKFGDPTSATCLVCQHNCPNSLFGLKKSAGQNLITTILWKVDSLTEWDTSPECYYTGADNNHCCSTLPVTVYQPPKNVSFSFLNHAGPMTAGHPYTLQCHVQEVAPVGNLNVTFYRGQTELHRIQSNNTEKTPMNETFTLDITPSKEDDGGQYWCEAKLDLGPEGPQTPPVVESGKLTATVYYEPQLKESSHPDLITVTKGDRLQLDCSAVGNPSPSYNWTLPSASGSPFSDDILTIESVTLEHKGQYICSVHNDIGTVTVKFNVDVKDENSADKPVFTPSRLVVKFGDPTSAKCLACQNTCPKDLYNLEKCVGNVTKNGTTISWEVDSLTEWDIDVIECYYTGNADNQCRCTQHVTVYQPPKNVSFSFLNHAGPMTAGHPYTLQCHVQEVAPVGNLNVTFYRGQTELHRIQSNNTEKTPMNETFTLDITPSKEDDGGQYWCEAKLDLGPEGPQTPPVVESGKLTATVYYEPQLKGSSHPDLITVTKGDRLQLNCSAVGNPSPSYNWTLPSATGSPFSGDILTIESVTLEHKGQYNCSVHNNIGTVTVKFNVDVKDENCADKPVFTPSRLVVKFGDPTSAKCLACQHTCPNELYGLEKSVGNVTKNGTTISWDIDRVTEWDISLMCYYTGDDNNQCCSTLPVTVYQPPKNVSFSFLNHSGPMTAGHPYTLQCHVQEVAPVGNLNVIFYRGQTELGRLQSKNTEKTPVTETFTLDITPSKEDDGGQYWCEAKLDLGPEGPQPPPVVESGKLTATVYYEPQLKESSHPDLITVTKGDRLQLNCSAVGNPSPSYNWTLPSASGSPFSGDILTIESVTLEHKGQYNCSVHNDIGTVTVKFNVDVKEAFIRNFSAPYSLLQRHLVGEEDKKGGGGEARRPDQHQPSPPRPLITELTTSSFLPSVMDIQRDVLLFYYTQWCGFCSVLNHIIIQLARLLQGNSTITVARVNVARNDLPWEFMVDHVPTILLFPRYR from the exons ATGAAAACTGTGCAGATAAACCTGTATTTACTCCATCCAGACTGGTAGTGAAGTTTGGTGACCCAACCTCTGCCACATGCTTGGTTTGTCAGCATAATTGCCCAAACAGCTTGTTTGGTTTGAAAAAGTCTGCGGGGCAAAATCTGATAACCACGATTTTATGGAAGGTTGACAGCCTGACTGAATGGGATACATCTCCCGAATGCTATTATACTGGTGCTGATAATAACCACTGTTGTAGCACCCTGCCTGTAACCGTCTATC AGCCtccaaaaaatgtcagtttcagcTTCCTAAATCACGCTGGGCCGATGACTGCGGGTCATCCGTACACACTGCAGTGTCACGTCCAGGAAGTTGCTCCTGTTGGTAACCTCAATGTGACCTTCtacagaggacagacagaacTGCACAGAATACAGTccaacaacacagaaaagacaCCAATGAATGAGACCTTCACTCTGGATATCACCCCTAGTAAAGAAGATGATGGAGGACAGTATTGGTGTGAAGCCAAGCTAGACCTGGGACCTGAAGGACCACAGACTCCTCCAGTGGTGGAGTCAGGAAAACTCACAGCAACAGTCTACT ATGAGCCTCAGCTAAAGGAGTCATCACATCCAGATCTGATCACCGTCACGAAAGGAGACCGTCTACAACTGGACTGCTCTGCTGTGGGAAACCCCAGCCCCTCTTACAACTGGACGCTCCCATCAGCCAGTGGTTCCCCCTTCAGTGACGACATTCTCACTATCGAGTCTGTAACTTTGGAGCACAAGGGGCAATACATCTGTTCTGTCCACAACGACATCGGGACTGTCACTGTGAAGTTTAACGTGGATGTCAAAg ATGAAAACAGTGCAGATAAACCTGTATTCACTCCATCCAGACTGGTAGTGAAGTTTGGTGACCCAACCTCTGCCAAGTGCTTGGCTTGTCAGAATACTTGCCCAAAGGATTTATATAATTTGGAAAAGTGTGTGGGGAACGTTACAAAAAATGGAACCACGATTTCATGGGAGGTTGACAGCCTGACTGAATGGGATATAGATGTCATTGAGTGCTATTATACTGGTAATGCTGATAACCAGTGTCGTTGCACCCAGCATGTAACCGTCTATC AGCCtccaaaaaatgtcagtttcagcTTCCTAAATCACGCTGGGCCGATGACTGCGGGTCATCCGTACACACTGCAGTGTCACGTCCAGGAAGTTGCTCCTGTTGGTAACCTCAATGTGACCTTCtacagaggacagacagaacTGCACAGAATACAGTccaacaacacagaaaagacaCCAATGAATGAGACCTTCACTCTGGATATCACCCCTAGTAAAGAAGATGATGGAGGACAGTATTGGTGTGAAGCCAAGCTAGACCTGGGACCTGAAGGACCACAGACTCCTCCAGTGGTGGAGTCAGGAAAACTCACAGCAACAGTCTACT ATGAGCCTCAGCTTAAGGGGTCATCACATCCAGATCTGATCACCGTCACGAAAGGAGACCGTCTACAACTGAACTGCTCTGCTGTGGGAAACCCCAGCCCCTCCTACAACTGGACGCTCCCATCAGCCACTGGTTCCCCCTTCAGTGGCGACATTCTCACTATCGAGTCTGTAACTTTGGAGCACAAGGGGCAATACAACTGTTCTGTCCACAACAACATCGGGACTGTCACTGTGAAGTTTAACGTGGATGTCAAAg ATGAAAACTGTGCAGATAAACCTGTATTCACTCCATCCAGACTGGTAGTGAAGTTTGGTGACCCAACCTCTGCCAAGTGCTTGGCTTGTCAGCATACTTGCCCAAACGAGTTATATGGTTTGGAAAAGTCTGTGGGGAACGTTACAAAAAATGGAACCACAATTTCATGGGACATTGACCGCGTGACTGAATGGGATATATCTCTCATGTGCTATTATACTGGTGATGATAATAACCAGTGTTGTAGCACCCTGCCTGTAACCGTCTATC AGCCtccaaaaaatgtcagtttcagcTTCCTAAATCACTCTGGGCCGATGACTGCAGGTCATCCGTACACACTGCAGTGTCACGTCCAGGAAGTTGCTCCTGTTGGTAACCTCAATGTGATCTTCtacagaggacagacagaacTGGGCAGACTACagtccaaaaacacagaaaagacacCAGTGACTGAGACCTTCACTCTGGATATCACCCCTAGTAAAGAAGATGATGGAGGACAGTACTGGTGTGAAGCCAAGCTAGACCTGGGACCTGAAGGACCACAGCCTCCTCCAGTGGTGGAGTCAGGAAAACTCACAGCAACAGTCTACT ATGAGCCTCAGCTAAAGGAGTCATCACATCCAGATCTGATCACCGTCACGAAAGGAGACCGTCTACAACTGAACTGCTCTGCTGTGGGAAACCCCAGCCCCTCCTACAACTGGACGCTCCCATCAGCCAGTGGTTCCCCCTTCAGTGGTGACATTCTCACTATCGAGTCTGTAACTTTGGAGCACAAGGGGCAGTACAACTGTTCTGTCCACAACGACATCGGGACTGTCACTGTGAAGTTTAACGTGGATGTCAAAg AGGCCTTCATCAGGAACTTCAGCGCTCCGTACAGCCTCTTGCAGAGACACTTGGTGGGAGAGGAGGACAAGAAAGGAGGCGGAGGGGAAGCCAGACGTCCAGACCAACACCAGCCGTCACCTCCGCGCCCCCTCATCACAGAACTGACCACTTCCTCCTTCCTGCCGTCCGTCATGGACATTCAAAGG GATGTGCTGCTGTTCTACTACACTCAGTGGTGCGGCTTCTGCTCAGTTCTCAACCACATCATCATCCAGTTGGCCAGATTACTACAGGGAAACAGCACCATCACTGTGGCGAG GGTGAATGTTGCACGTAATGACCTTCCATGGGAGTTCATGGTGGATCATGTCCCCACTATTCTTCTCTTCCCCAGATACAGGTGA